A part of Larkinella insperata genomic DNA contains:
- a CDS encoding M23 family metallopeptidase — MRWVGILSALWIGLSNSASSQTVVWSGSDLPRVDSMCQQFQQLYTQIREESVLPDSARKIFSDIMLGLRTKFRSAEPFRLDSTHRDSLLRTAYFSFPLRNYTADAIGGRHGEGYRGKGFDLFDYNVRGSHPAQDIFIVDRDQDCIDDHTDRPADVLAMTSGVVLAIETAWTPGQEYRGGNWIWIYDPILDGLWYYAHNNAVLVRPGDWVQSGQKISEVGRTGYNAYATRSPTHLHLMYLQIQEDGLPIPRNPYSWLLSARNF; from the coding sequence ATGCGGTGGGTCGGCATCCTCAGTGCTTTATGGATTGGATTGTCAAACTCGGCCTCTTCGCAAACCGTGGTCTGGTCAGGATCGGACCTGCCGCGCGTCGATTCCATGTGTCAGCAATTCCAGCAGCTTTACACGCAGATTCGGGAAGAAAGCGTACTGCCGGATTCCGCCCGGAAAATCTTCAGTGATATTATGCTGGGCCTGCGGACTAAATTTCGCTCCGCCGAACCGTTCCGACTCGACAGTACGCACCGGGATAGTTTGCTGCGGACGGCTTATTTTTCCTTTCCGCTGCGCAACTACACGGCCGACGCCATCGGGGGGCGACACGGAGAGGGATACCGGGGCAAAGGCTTCGATTTGTTTGATTACAACGTTCGTGGGAGCCATCCCGCGCAGGATATTTTTATTGTTGACCGCGATCAGGATTGCATCGACGACCATACCGACCGCCCCGCCGATGTGCTGGCCATGACCAGCGGAGTGGTGCTGGCCATCGAAACTGCCTGGACGCCGGGTCAGGAATACCGGGGCGGCAACTGGATCTGGATTTACGACCCCATCCTCGACGGTTTGTGGTACTACGCCCACAACAATGCCGTGCTCGTGCGGCCGGGTGATTGGGTTCAGTCGGGTCAGAAAATTAGTGAAGTGGGCCGCACCGGTTATAACGCCTACGCTACCCGCTCACCGACTCACTTGCACCTGATGTACCTGCAAATTCAGGAAGACGGGCTCCCAATTCCCCGAAATCCGTACTCGTGGCTCCTCTCCGCCCGAAACTTCTAG